One Natator depressus isolate rNatDep1 chromosome 6, rNatDep2.hap1, whole genome shotgun sequence DNA window includes the following coding sequences:
- the LOC141989932 gene encoding membrane-spanning 4-domains subfamily A member 15-like has protein sequence MAATVTESGGMKVITEVVPQTDPRAAQLDSTAPQPSSAQVKGFRKAQPKALGAIQIISGFTQISFGIALMITESPAPALTVASGVYFWIGFLLVSSGSVLVETERRESIWLVKVCYIISGLVILATLAAMIIHSVEIGQDIPWCSILEGSKMTLLNCSQSVYILSHGINSVFILLCLLELCTAIAALVFGHKAMKQQDYTRMVL, from the exons ATGGCAGCAACAGTGACAGAATCCGGGGGGATGAAGGTCATCACAGAGGTGGTCCCGCAGACTGACCCCCGGGCTGCACAGCTGGACTCAACGGCTCCACAGCCCAGCTCCGCCCAGGTCAAAGGCTTCAGGAAGGCACAGCCCAAGGCATTGGGG GCCATACAGATCATATCTGGTTTCACGCAGATCTCCTTTGGGATTGCCTTGATGATAACTgaatccccagccccagccctcaccGTGGCCAGCGGAGTCTACTTTTGGATTGGCTTCCTG CTCGTGTCCTCGGGATCCGTGCTGGTGGAGACTGAGAGAAGAGAAAGCATCTGGCTG GTGAAAGTCTGCTACATTATCAGCGGCCTGGTCATCCTGGCTACCCTGGCGGCCATGATCATTCACAGCGTGGAGATCGGCCAAGACATCCCGTGGTGCAGCATACTTGAGGGCAGCAAAATGACCCTGCTGAACTGCTCCCAATCTGTCTAC ATTCTGAGTCACGGGATTAACTCAGTGTTCATCCTGCTGTGCCTGCTGGAGCTGTGCACGGCCATCGCCGCCCTGGTGTTCGGACACAAGGCCATGAAACAGCAGGACTACACACGGATG GTGCTGTGA
- the CCDC86 gene encoding coiled-coil domain-containing protein 86 — protein sequence MIQDKPLRTSWERKMKERQEKKIVKDFARHLQEEKQREREEKKQRREENLKRRLENERKAEIVQVIRNPLKLKRAKKKQLRRIEKRDTLALLQKRQAQRKEAKE from the exons ATGATTCAGGACAAGCCCCTCCGCACCTCCTGGGAGCGAAAGATGAAAGAGCGCCAGGAGAAGAAAATAGTCAAGGATTTTGCCCGGCATCTTCAGGAAGAAAAACAGAGGGAGCGTGAG GAGAAAAAGCAGCGCCGGGAAGAGAACTTGAAACGACGCCTGGAGAACGAGCGGAAGGCGGAGATCGTACAAGTG ATCCGGAATCCGCTCAAGCTGAAGCGTGCCAAGAAGAAGCAACTGCGCCGGATCGAGAAGCGGGATACGCTGGCACTATTGCAGAAACGCCAGGCGCAGCGCAAAGAGGCCAAGGAGTGA
- the LOC141989718 gene encoding uncharacterized protein LOC141989718 — MQSSSAEVTMMESQNRKRAPAWTEREVRDLIAVWREESVLSELRSSFRNAKTFVKVSQGMKDRGHNRDPKQCRVKLKELRQAYQKTREANGRSGSEPQTCRFYDELHAILGGSATTTPAVLFDSFNGDGGNTEAGFGDEEDDDDDEVVDSSQQASGETGFPDSQELFLTLDLEPVPPEPTQGCLLDPAGGEGTSAACVSMITGSSPSQRLVKIRKKKKRTRDEMFSELMLSSHTDRAQTNAWRQIMSDCRKAQNDQEERWRAEESKWRAEERAEARMWRQRDERRQDSMLRLLEDQTSMLQCMVELQQRQLEHRLSLQPLCNQPPSSPSSIASKPRRPRTRWGGLRPTSHSTTEDCPQKRRLSFNKF, encoded by the exons atgcagagctcatcagcagaggtgaccatgatggagtctcagaatcgcaaaagagctccagcatggaccgaacgggaggtacgggatctgatcgctgtatggagagaggaatccgtgctatcagaactccgttccagttttcgaaatgccaaaacctttgtcaaagtctcccagggcatgaaggacagaggccataacagggacccgaagcagtgccgcgtgaaactgaaggagctgaggcaagcctaccagaaaaccagagaggcgaatggccgctccgggtcagagccccaaacatgccgcttctatgatgagctgcatgccattttagggggttcagccaccactaccccagctgtgttgtttgactccttcaatggagatggaggcaatacggaagcaggttttggggacgaagaagatgatgatgatgacgaggttgtagatagctcacagcaagcaagcggagaaaccggttttcccgacagccaggaactgtttctcaccctggacctggagccagtaccccctgaacccactcaaggctgcctcctggacccagcaggcggagaagggacctccg ctgcatgtgtttcaatgatcacaggatcttctccttcccagaggctagtgaagattagaaagaaaaaaaaacgcactcgagatgaaatgttctccgagctcatgctgtcctcccacactgacagagcacagacgaatgcgtggaggcaaataatgtcagactgcaggaaagcacaaaatgaccaggaggagaggtggcgggctgaagagagtaagtggcgggctgaagagagggctgaagctcgaatgtggcggcagcgtgatgagaggaggcaggattcaatgctgaggctgctggaggaccaaaccagtatgctccagtgtatggttgagctgcagcaaaggcagctggagcacagactgtcactacagcccctgtgtaaccaaccgccctcctccccaagttccatagcctccaaacccagacgcccaagaacgcggtgggggggcctccggccaaccagccactccaccacagaggattgcccccaaaaaagaaggctgtcattcaataaattttaa